The Anastrepha ludens isolate Willacy chromosome 2, idAnaLude1.1, whole genome shotgun sequence genome contains a region encoding:
- the LOC128860185 gene encoding uncharacterized protein LOC128860185, which translates to MQQATNKKKSNCLRWSDNVFDKIYWLPLVRYKRPNASELQQASEFFIYHYVHGTGEVVDWQNTLNTLLLGLKVGNCDCYAYVLANEDERKVAEPEIQLPWNQTTYKVECRSLGTVGDDAPLHAWMHWCRRELGENFAQLANYLGVISLFLCGLIVGKTIFERNFRKIDKLMRNAFEYKFNIGNTTPIPNKALFRTLSIVLDTSQPFAKEVVCRLTQQRLQLQQQKQQQHLKEPQQELHDTIIEIQSVAGYRSFEKYGAGLWHWFCLAKEKLGISDKNLLEMLSVIGDFNESVAVLQDFADYISKADIRTWRIARLLRKTAFGSLDLYSAANLLTFGVFVAIVSDEDFDTCKNKNSVFARLKELGQEGKAISVGRSLLDATQRERKHKINKNIKVA; encoded by the coding sequence ATGCAACAGGcaacaaataagaaaaagtcgAATTGCTTGCGGTGGTCAGATAATGTTTTCGATAAAATCTATTGGTTGCCGTTGGTACGCTATAAACGTCCGAATGCAAGTGAATTGCAGCAAGCAtcagaatttttcatttaccatTACGTGCATGGTACAGGAGAAGTGGTGGATTGGCAAAATACGTTGAATACTTTATTGCTCGGTCTGAAAGTAGGCAACTGTGACTGTTATGCATACGTACTCGCCAATGAAGATGAAAGAAAAGTGGCAGAGCCCGAAATTCAGCTACCATGGAATCAAACGACTTATAAAGTTGAATGTCGTAGTTTAGGCACAGTTGGTGATGATGCACCATTACATGCTTGGATGCACTGGTGTCGTCGAGAGCTTGGCGAAAACTTTGCACAATTAGCAAATTATTTAGGAGTTATAAGCCTTTTCCTCTGTGGACTAATTGTTGGTAAAACAattttcgaacggaattttcgCAAAATTGATAAATTAATGAGGAATgcatttgaatataaattcaatatCGGAAATACGACGCCAATTCCTAACAAAGCACTTTTTCGAACGCTTTCTATAGTCTTGGATACCTCCCAGCCATTCGCCAAAGAGGTGGTGTGCAGACTAACACAACAGCGCCTGCAACTTCAGCAgcagaaacaacaacagcatttaAAGGAACCGCAGCAAGAATTGCATGACACAATTATCGAAATTCAAAGTGTTGCTGGCTACAGAAGTTTCGAGAAATATGGCGCCGGCTTGTGGCATTGGTTTTGTTTGGCAAAAGAAAAGCTAGGCATAAGTGATAAAAATTTACTCGAAATGCTTAGTGTTATTGGTGATTTCAACGAATCTGTCGCAGTATTGCAAGATTTTGCAGACTACATTTCGAAGGCGGATATTCGTACTTGGCGGATCGCTCGGCTTTTGAGGAAGACTGCCTTCGGGAGTTTAGATTTGTATAGTGCTGCTAATTTGCTAACAtttggtgtttttgttgctattgttagTGATGAAGACTTTGAtacttgtaaaaacaaaaattctgtaTTTGCTAGATTGAAGGAATTAGGGCAAGAGGGTAAAGCAATAAGTGTAGGTCGGTCTTTGTTAGATGCGACTCAGCgtgaaagaaaacataaaattaataaaaatattaaggtAGCTTAG